Proteins from a single region of Candidatus Aenigmatarchaeota archaeon:
- a CDS encoding 30S ribosomal protein S27ae, protein MKHKPTKKWEFTKIEGEKQVKTKKNCPRCGEGIYMAEHKEKNGKVRSYCGKCHYTVWS, encoded by the coding sequence ATGAAACACAAACCAACAAAAAAATGGGAATTCACAAAAATTGAAGGTGAAAAGCAAGTGAAAACAAAGAAAAACTGCCCCAGATGTGGTGAAGGTATATACATGGCAGAACACAAAGAGAAGAACGGAAAAGTTAGGAGCTATTGTGGTAAATGCCACTATACTGTGTGGTCATAA